From Vanessa cardui chromosome 11, ilVanCard2.1, whole genome shotgun sequence, the proteins below share one genomic window:
- the LOC124533639 gene encoding CD63 antigen-like, which translates to MAQNNLEVGMKCIKYMLLCVTAIFVLTSALIISVGTTIYAIYYDVSFFLDTQLFSPATFIIVIGVIMLFVSLFGCIGALKESTCLVNIFAVILSLVLVLEISAAIAAYTLRSQVADMLDENLRETLPLYYNKPEVTDAFDFIQSRLNCCGVDSYLDWGEVPTETSGISVANITVPYSCCAQTHYQVVGDIEVDECVKLYANGCLPRITYLIYQSAGLLGAGAMTIAFIQVIGILFSFSLASSIRKAKSERERRRWEIQERMINAYTSLNPEKEKNAPIVYVPFHGQTNA; encoded by the exons cTCACTTCAGCCCTTATAATCTCAGTGGGTACAACGATCTACGCAATCTACTACGATGTATCATTCTTCCTGGACACGCAGCTATTCTCACCCGCGACCTTTATCATCGTCATTGGAGTCATCATGCTCTTCGTTTCACTGTTTGGTTGCATCGGTGCCTTGAAGGAGAGTACCTGCTTGGTTAACATT TTTGCAGTTATCCTCAGTTTGGTGTTGGTGCTTGAAATCTCAGCTGCCATAGCTGCTTACACGTTGCGTTCACAAGTCGCAGATATGTTGGACGAAAACTTGAGAGAGACACTACCATTGTATTACAACAAACCAGAAGTGACCGATGCCTTCGACTTCATTCAAAGCAGG CTGAACTGCTGTGGTGTTGACAGTTACCTCGACTGGGGCGAAGTACCCACTGAAACATCAGGTATCTCCGTGGCCAACATCACTGTCCCCTATTCCTGTTGCGCTCAGACACACTACCAAGTTGTTGGAGACATAGAAGTTGACGAGTGTGTCAAGCTGTATGCTAATGGCTGCCTTCCCAGGATCACTTACTTGATCTACCAGAGCGCAGGCTTGCTTGGTGCAGGTGCCATGACGATTGCATTTATTCAG GTTATCGGCATTTTGTTCTCATTCTCGTTAGCCAGCTCCATCCGTAAAGCGAAGTCTGAGCGCGAGCGCAGACGATGGGAGATTCAGGAGCGCATGATCAACGCGTACACTTCTCTCAACCCCGAGAAGGAAAAAAACGCGCCTATCGTTTATGTCCCATTCCACGGACAAACTAACGCTTAG